The following are encoded in a window of Collinsella aerofaciens genomic DNA:
- a CDS encoding YhgE/Pip domain-containing protein: protein MKNILHLFKRDVQNVSRSVIGLVVVMGLIIVPCLYAWFNIAGSWDPYGNTGNLKIAVVNTDEGYESDLIPVEVNVGENVTATLRGNENFDWVVLNDRDKAIEGVKSGAYYAAVVIPKSFSADMMTLFSTDVKHADIEFYENQKANAIAQIVTEKGSSAVQSQVNETFTKTITTIGLKTVSSLLDYMSTDQVSNFIANLSSTLGDSVEDLQDVQASATSLAGILSSTSDSLTSAGGMLKQTGTVDESTKQLMEHAKNGINDSKEALKAASDAVDAAIDGSAGSFDNVSAELAKAFDAANQHVDLTVSQLNEAAAALNTRADDIDAMADRLRNLADQVSDDKLKDGLKSAATSLGRIAAEYRNNAKDLTATAKSLSGSMAEVNNSRAEVDQAIADAKAGISGAKSDYDSTFSVKAKELKKTISGVLDSLNGISGDLDSAVSGLTDASGSLAKGLSKAAKLVNKASNQLGEASDKISAFKDELDSALISGDLAMIKTMIGSDPEGLAVSLSGPVALDRKPVYPIRNYGSAMAPFYTILSLWVGSIVLAAMMKVSVDDELINELIPVRLHEIYLGRYLFFGGLALLQATLVCAGDILFFGIQCDNPLQFVLAGWVASLVFSNIVYTLTVSFGDIGKALAVVLLVMQVGGSGGTFPIEMTGPVFQAIYPFLPFTHGINAMHAAMAGAYHMEYWIELGILASYLIPSLALGVVFRRPVIKANDWIIEKLESTKLI from the coding sequence ATGAAAAACATCCTGCACCTGTTTAAGCGCGATGTCCAAAACGTGTCCCGCTCCGTGATCGGCTTGGTTGTTGTGATGGGCCTGATCATCGTGCCGTGCCTGTACGCGTGGTTTAACATCGCCGGAAGCTGGGATCCCTACGGCAATACCGGCAACCTTAAAATTGCAGTGGTCAACACTGACGAGGGCTACGAGAGCGATCTGATTCCCGTCGAGGTCAACGTGGGCGAAAACGTAACCGCCACCCTGCGCGGCAACGAGAACTTCGACTGGGTCGTCCTCAACGACCGCGATAAGGCGATTGAGGGCGTTAAGTCGGGCGCATACTATGCGGCCGTTGTTATCCCTAAAAGTTTTAGCGCAGACATGATGACGCTCTTCTCGACCGACGTGAAGCACGCCGATATCGAGTTCTATGAGAACCAGAAGGCCAACGCCATCGCACAGATCGTGACCGAGAAGGGCTCGAGCGCCGTCCAGAGCCAGGTCAACGAGACCTTTACCAAGACCATTACGACTATCGGCCTTAAGACCGTGTCCAGCCTGCTCGACTATATGAGCACCGACCAGGTGAGCAACTTTATCGCCAATCTGTCCTCTACACTGGGCGATTCGGTCGAGGACCTGCAGGACGTTCAGGCGAGCGCGACGTCACTCGCGGGCATTTTGAGCTCTACGTCCGATTCGTTGACATCGGCGGGTGGCATGCTCAAGCAGACGGGCACCGTTGATGAGTCGACGAAGCAGCTGATGGAGCACGCCAAGAACGGAATCAATGATTCCAAGGAAGCGCTCAAGGCCGCCAGCGATGCCGTTGACGCGGCGATTGACGGAAGCGCGGGCTCGTTCGACAACGTGTCCGCCGAGCTTGCGAAGGCATTCGATGCCGCGAATCAGCATGTTGACCTTACGGTGTCTCAGCTCAACGAAGCCGCAGCGGCGCTCAATACGCGTGCTGACGATATCGATGCGATGGCCGATCGGCTCCGCAACCTTGCCGACCAGGTGAGTGATGACAAGCTCAAAGACGGCCTCAAGTCCGCTGCGACGTCGCTGGGCAGAATTGCCGCGGAGTACCGTAACAATGCGAAGGACCTGACGGCGACCGCAAAGTCCCTTTCGGGCAGCATGGCGGAGGTCAACAATTCGCGTGCCGAGGTCGACCAGGCCATCGCCGATGCCAAGGCGGGTATCTCGGGTGCCAAGTCCGACTACGATTCTACGTTCTCGGTTAAGGCCAAGGAGCTCAAGAAGACCATTTCGGGCGTTCTGGATTCCCTGAACGGTATCTCGGGTGACTTGGATAGCGCCGTGAGCGGTCTGACCGACGCCTCTGGTTCGCTCGCGAAGGGTCTCTCCAAGGCTGCAAAGCTGGTCAACAAGGCTTCCAATCAGCTGGGCGAGGCGTCGGACAAGATCAGTGCCTTTAAGGACGAGCTTGATAGCGCTCTGATCTCGGGTGACCTGGCCATGATTAAGACAATGATTGGCAGCGACCCCGAGGGCCTCGCCGTGTCGCTTTCCGGCCCCGTTGCGCTCGATCGCAAGCCGGTCTATCCGATCCGCAACTACGGCTCGGCTATGGCGCCGTTCTACACGATTCTGTCGCTATGGGTCGGCTCGATCGTACTGGCGGCCATGATGAAGGTTTCGGTTGACGATGAGCTTATCAACGAGCTCATCCCCGTGCGCCTGCACGAGATCTACCTGGGTCGCTACCTGTTCTTTGGCGGTCTGGCTCTGCTGCAGGCAACGCTCGTGTGCGCGGGCGACATTCTGTTCTTTGGCATCCAGTGCGACAATCCCCTGCAGTTTGTGCTGGCGGGCTGGGTCGCGAGTCTAGTGTTCTCCAATATCGTCTACACGCTTACGGTATCGTTTGGAGATATCGGCAAGGCCCTCGCCGTCGTGCTGCTGGTCATGCAGGTCGGCGGTTCGGGCGGTACGTTCCCCATCGAGATGACCGGCCCCGTGTTCCAGGCGATCTACCCGTTCCTGCCGTTTACTCACGGCATCAACGCCATGCACGCCGCCATGGCCGGTGCCTACCATATGGAGTACTGGATTGAGCTGGGTATCTTGGCGAGCTACCTGATTCCGTCGCTGGCCCTGGGCGTCGTCTTCCGCCGTCCGGTTATCAAAGCTAACGACTGGATCATCGAAAAGCTGGAGAGTACTAAATTAATCTAG
- a CDS encoding DMT family transporter, whose product MAQYAANEIENLPDSPVAREDLSAGGTSRGAGARSPLFWKVLLLSVAIIWGYSFTTMKDALDTIPVFELLYVRFLPAALVMFAVFHKRIIAHFNARNLIVGLSMGVLMWAAYALQTVGLAHTTAGKNAFLTGTYCILVPFASYFLSGEKLTRYNLGAALLCLAGIGLVALDSVEFNIGDVITLAGAVFFAIQMAVTAKYGRKMDINVITFWMFVGNGVLSLATSLLFETQAPLSVWTPSFITAMAFLSVGCTCVALLIQNVGLAHVPASTGSLLLSMESPSGVLFSVLLMGEALTSRLLAGFALIFLSIILSETHFDFLRRKPRPQL is encoded by the coding sequence ATGGCCCAATACGCTGCCAACGAAATCGAAAACTTGCCCGATAGCCCTGTTGCTCGCGAGGACCTAAGCGCGGGCGGCACCTCCCGCGGCGCCGGCGCTCGCTCGCCGCTGTTCTGGAAAGTTCTGCTGCTTTCGGTGGCGATTATCTGGGGCTACTCCTTTACCACTATGAAGGATGCGCTCGACACCATTCCGGTGTTCGAGCTGCTCTATGTACGCTTTCTGCCCGCAGCGTTGGTCATGTTTGCCGTCTTCCACAAGCGCATCATTGCACATTTCAACGCTCGCAACCTGATCGTTGGCCTGAGTATGGGCGTGCTCATGTGGGCGGCCTATGCGTTGCAGACGGTCGGTCTGGCACATACTACGGCGGGCAAGAATGCTTTTTTGACGGGCACGTACTGCATCCTTGTGCCGTTCGCGAGCTATTTTCTGAGCGGCGAAAAACTCACCCGCTATAACCTGGGCGCGGCACTGCTGTGCTTGGCGGGCATTGGTTTGGTGGCGCTCGATAGCGTTGAATTCAACATCGGTGACGTCATTACGCTGGCGGGTGCGGTCTTTTTCGCCATCCAGATGGCGGTGACTGCCAAGTACGGTCGCAAAATGGACATCAACGTCATCACGTTTTGGATGTTTGTGGGCAACGGCGTGCTGAGCCTGGCAACGTCGCTGCTATTCGAGACCCAAGCGCCTCTGTCCGTGTGGACGCCGAGCTTTATCACTGCGATGGCGTTTCTCTCGGTGGGCTGCACATGCGTGGCTCTGCTCATCCAAAACGTCGGCCTGGCGCATGTCCCGGCCTCGACGGGCTCGCTGCTCCTTTCGATGGAGTCGCCTTCGGGTGTGCTGTTCTCGGTGCTGCTGATGGGGGAGGCGCTCACCTCGCGCCTGCTCGCCGGCTTCGCGCTCATCTTCCTGTCGATTATCTTGAGCGAGACTCACTTCGATTTTTTGCGTCGAAAGCCGCGCCCGCAATTGTAA
- a CDS encoding M20 family metallopeptidase, translating to MAPALSDLQPQSAPKATAAAQTAIGDGLVAEAQAFADELAAWRHDLHQMPELGNSLPQTSAYIQARLTEMDIPFATLVDGSCVVGLVGAGAAAAQGNGVCTNEQAGTVIMLRGDMDALPVAEESGEPFASTNGCMHACGHDMHATALLGAARMLKAREAELVDANATVKLLFQPGEETFEGARAAIADGLLQNPRPQVAFAMHVNSQSPLGLVLYGSPALSGVYGFRITLQGKGGHGSSPEICIDPITAGVHVHLALQELISREVPAAKEVALTVGKFAGGLAANVIPDTCVLEGTLRGFDVELMEHLKTRIAEVVNGVAATYRTPATIETLSDVPPLVLDSDMTQASLGYVGAVLPKVAFLPLFHAMASEDFALISSEIPSAYFTVGAAVTDTDEHFAQHHPKARFNDAELPLGAAAYTAVALGYIADHR from the coding sequence ATGGCACCAGCTTTGTCCGATCTTCAACCGCAATCAGCGCCCAAGGCCACCGCAGCGGCGCAGACCGCTATCGGTGACGGTCTTGTTGCAGAAGCTCAGGCTTTTGCAGACGAGCTCGCTGCGTGGCGACACGATCTACACCAGATGCCCGAGCTGGGTAATAGCCTCCCACAGACCTCTGCGTATATCCAAGCGCGCCTGACCGAGATGGACATCCCGTTTGCCACGCTCGTCGATGGTTCCTGCGTTGTGGGCCTTGTCGGCGCCGGTGCCGCCGCGGCCCAGGGTAATGGCGTCTGCACGAATGAGCAGGCCGGTACGGTCATCATGCTCCGTGGCGACATGGACGCCCTGCCCGTTGCCGAGGAATCCGGCGAGCCCTTTGCATCCACCAACGGCTGCATGCACGCTTGCGGTCACGATATGCACGCGACGGCGCTGCTTGGTGCGGCTCGTATGCTCAAAGCGCGCGAGGCAGAGCTTGTTGATGCCAACGCCACGGTTAAGTTGCTGTTCCAGCCGGGCGAGGAAACCTTTGAGGGTGCCCGCGCCGCCATCGCCGACGGTCTGCTGCAGAACCCGCGTCCTCAGGTCGCCTTTGCCATGCATGTCAATAGCCAGTCGCCGCTTGGTTTGGTGCTCTACGGCAGCCCGGCGCTCTCGGGCGTGTACGGTTTTCGCATCACGCTTCAAGGCAAGGGCGGCCATGGCTCGAGCCCCGAGATTTGCATCGACCCCATCACGGCCGGCGTGCATGTGCATCTGGCACTTCAGGAGCTCATCTCCCGCGAGGTGCCGGCGGCCAAGGAAGTCGCACTTACCGTTGGTAAGTTTGCCGGCGGCTTGGCGGCCAACGTCATCCCCGACACCTGCGTGCTTGAGGGAACGCTGCGCGGCTTTGATGTTGAGCTCATGGAGCACCTAAAGACCCGCATCGCGGAGGTCGTTAACGGCGTTGCCGCAACATATCGTACGCCGGCGACCATCGAGACGCTTTCGGATGTTCCGCCGCTTGTACTCGACAGCGATATGACTCAGGCGTCGCTTGGCTACGTGGGCGCAGTGCTGCCCAAGGTGGCTTTCTTGCCGCTTTTCCATGCCATGGCGAGTGAGGACTTTGCGCTTATCTCGAGCGAGATTCCGAGTGCGTACTTTACCGTGGGCGCGGCCGTAACCGACACGGACGAACACTTTGCCCAGCACCATCCCAAGGCACGTTTTAACGATGCCGAGCTTCCTCTCGGCGCCGCGGCCTATACCGCCGTCGCTTTGGGCTATATCGCCGACCACCGGTAG
- the hisS gene encoding histidine--tRNA ligase, whose amino-acid sequence MQAQKAEGTRDLIGAEMRAWQKMQQIAAGVFEPFGFKPIETPAIEQVDVFVHGIGQSTDVVRKEMFRVFSGANLERVFTEGTDTKLKPKQRLALRPEGTAGVVRAVVENNLVPQGSTPFKAYYAEAMFRGERPQKGRLRQFHQVGIEWLGAPDPAADAECIIMLMEFYKRLGFDLSKLRLLINSMGDAQCRPAYREQVKQFILDHADEMCDECRERAELNPLRAFDCKNDHCREIMAEAPLMGDNLCDECREHYEQVKRYLDAAGIEYVEDPTLVRGLDYYTRTVFEVEAPGAGVGSIGGGGRYDGLVELEGGKPTAGVGFAVGFERALLALQAFGSDLGADEAPCVYVANAGKELRQNVFAITQELRAAGIVTEADYQGRSLKAQFKQADKVGAKLILVLGGDELAAGKVKVRDMQSHDEVLADLDNVVEAVRERL is encoded by the coding sequence ATGCAGGCACAGAAGGCGGAGGGAACCCGCGACCTTATCGGCGCCGAGATGCGCGCCTGGCAAAAGATGCAGCAGATTGCGGCCGGCGTGTTCGAGCCGTTTGGTTTTAAACCCATCGAGACGCCCGCGATCGAGCAGGTTGACGTGTTTGTCCACGGTATCGGCCAGTCGACCGACGTCGTGCGCAAGGAAATGTTCCGCGTGTTCAGCGGTGCCAACCTGGAGCGCGTCTTTACCGAGGGCACCGACACCAAACTCAAGCCCAAGCAGCGCCTGGCACTTCGCCCCGAGGGCACGGCCGGCGTGGTGCGCGCCGTCGTCGAGAACAATCTGGTGCCCCAGGGCTCCACGCCGTTTAAGGCTTACTACGCCGAGGCCATGTTCCGCGGCGAGCGTCCCCAGAAGGGCCGCCTGCGCCAGTTCCACCAGGTGGGCATCGAGTGGCTCGGCGCTCCCGATCCGGCGGCAGACGCCGAGTGCATCATCATGCTCATGGAGTTCTACAAGCGCCTGGGCTTCGATCTTTCCAAGCTTCGTCTGCTCATCAACTCGATGGGTGACGCCCAGTGCCGTCCGGCTTACCGCGAGCAGGTCAAGCAGTTCATCCTCGATCACGCAGACGAGATGTGTGACGAGTGCCGCGAGCGCGCCGAGCTCAACCCGCTGCGTGCCTTCGACTGCAAGAACGACCACTGCCGCGAGATCATGGCCGAGGCTCCGCTGATGGGTGACAACCTGTGCGATGAGTGCCGCGAGCACTACGAGCAGGTCAAGCGCTATCTGGATGCCGCCGGTATCGAGTATGTCGAGGATCCCACCTTGGTGCGCGGCCTGGACTACTACACCCGTACTGTCTTTGAGGTCGAGGCCCCTGGCGCCGGCGTCGGCTCCATCGGCGGCGGCGGCCGCTACGATGGCCTGGTCGAGCTCGAGGGTGGCAAGCCCACGGCGGGCGTCGGCTTTGCTGTCGGTTTTGAGCGCGCCCTGCTGGCCCTGCAGGCCTTTGGCAGCGATTTGGGTGCCGATGAGGCCCCGTGCGTCTATGTCGCCAACGCCGGCAAGGAGCTGCGTCAGAACGTCTTTGCCATTACGCAGGAGCTTCGCGCCGCAGGTATCGTGACCGAGGCCGACTATCAGGGTCGTTCGCTCAAGGCCCAGTTTAAGCAAGCCGATAAGGTAGGCGCCAAGCTCATCTTGGTCCTGGGTGGCGACGAGCTTGCCGCCGGCAAGGTCAAAGTGCGCGACATGCAGAGCCATGACGAGGTGCTCGCCGATCTGGACAACGTCGTCGAGGCGGTTCGCGAGCGCCTGTAG
- a CDS encoding phosphoenolpyruvate carboxylase, protein MAENLSNQSVPEAAARVAAVVNRLVNRIGSNAESRERLAEIEIPEELRDNLALFLRLERRVLSEYDPEIADLFDKILTAEIVVNAGNPGTCAADEAVDEQGVPTADEPTAVAFREVVDLIDSLPLDKQQVIVRAFTSFFHLANLSEENYRVAQLREREAGASTDTEVDPANELTVAYHQLVNELGVEGANELLDKLEFHPVFTAHPTEARRKAVEGKIRRISNLLEERPRLGGSDLVENERHMLQEIDALVRTSPIALKKPTPVEEADTIIDIFDNTLFDVIPVIYRRFDDWVLGDKAGTVPPLCPAFFHPGSWIGSDRDGNPNVTAKVSREVAAKYFTHMVLKLEDKCRHIGRNLTLEATYSKPSAELINLWNHQVEMSPRYTARAELISEHEPHRAVMLVMADRLNATVRRITDTMYHSADEFLEDLRVVQRSLAACGAVRAAYGPVQTIIWQVESFGFHMVEMEFRQHSVVHARALKDIHENGIHGDLQPMTREVIDTFRAIGSIQKRYGKKMAHRYIISFTKSAQHVADVFELAHLSFAHEEDVPELDVIPLFEQLEDLEGCVDVLDQMLTLPVVQKRLAQTNRRMEVMLGYSDSSKDAGPTTAMLALHSAQERIAKWAEKNDIDLVLMHGRGGAVGRGGGPANKAVLAQPKGSVNCFFKLTEQGEVIFARYGNRTLAQRHVESVAAATLLQSAPSVEKTNTETTQKFWDMAEKLNTASHERYLDLLNTEDFTPWFSTVTPLTEVGLLPIGSRPAKRGLGAKSLDDLRTIPWIFSWSQARINLAAWYGLGTACEQLGDLDQLKAAYQEWPFFRTFIDNIEMSIAKTDQRIAKMYLHLGDRQDLSEKVFTEMQLTRKWVLAIVGDEWPLQRRRVLGCAVRVRNPYVDALSIAQVRALREVRMNQDEMAEEKKAEYMSLILSTVTGVSAGLQNTG, encoded by the coding sequence GTGGCTGAGAACCTAAGCAACCAGTCTGTACCCGAAGCCGCGGCGCGCGTCGCTGCCGTGGTCAACCGCCTCGTTAACCGAATCGGCTCGAATGCCGAGTCCAGGGAGCGTCTCGCCGAGATCGAGATCCCCGAGGAGCTGCGCGACAATCTGGCGCTGTTCTTGCGCCTGGAGCGCCGTGTGCTTAGCGAGTATGATCCCGAGATCGCGGACCTGTTCGACAAGATTTTGACAGCCGAGATTGTGGTCAATGCCGGCAACCCCGGTACCTGCGCTGCCGACGAAGCCGTCGACGAGCAGGGCGTGCCCACCGCCGACGAGCCCACTGCCGTGGCATTTCGTGAGGTCGTCGATTTGATCGACAGCCTGCCGCTCGATAAGCAGCAGGTCATCGTTCGCGCCTTTACGAGCTTTTTCCATCTGGCAAACCTGTCGGAGGAGAACTACCGTGTGGCGCAGCTGCGCGAGCGCGAGGCCGGTGCGTCGACCGATACCGAGGTCGATCCTGCCAACGAGCTTACCGTTGCCTATCACCAGCTGGTGAATGAGCTGGGTGTCGAGGGTGCCAACGAGCTGCTCGACAAGCTCGAGTTCCACCCTGTCTTTACCGCACATCCCACCGAGGCCCGTCGTAAGGCCGTCGAGGGCAAGATCCGCCGTATCTCCAACCTGCTGGAGGAGCGTCCGCGTCTGGGCGGCTCCGACCTGGTGGAGAACGAGCGCCATATGCTGCAGGAGATCGACGCCCTGGTGCGTACGAGTCCCATCGCGCTCAAGAAGCCCACGCCGGTCGAGGAAGCCGATACCATCATCGACATCTTCGATAACACGCTGTTCGACGTTATCCCCGTTATCTATCGTCGTTTTGACGATTGGGTGCTGGGCGACAAGGCCGGTACTGTGCCGCCGCTGTGCCCGGCGTTCTTCCATCCCGGCAGCTGGATCGGTTCCGACCGCGACGGTAACCCCAACGTCACCGCCAAGGTGAGCCGTGAGGTCGCCGCCAAGTACTTTACGCACATGGTGCTCAAGCTCGAGGACAAGTGCCGCCACATCGGCCGCAACCTCACGCTCGAGGCTACCTACAGCAAGCCGTCGGCCGAGCTCATTAACCTGTGGAACCATCAGGTCGAGATGAGCCCTCGTTACACGGCCCGCGCCGAGCTGATCTCCGAGCACGAGCCGCATCGCGCCGTCATGCTCGTCATGGCCGACCGCCTGAACGCCACCGTCCGTCGTATCACCGACACCATGTACCACAGCGCCGATGAGTTCTTGGAGGACCTGCGCGTCGTCCAGCGCTCGCTGGCCGCCTGCGGTGCCGTCCGTGCTGCCTACGGCCCGGTCCAGACCATCATCTGGCAGGTCGAGTCCTTCGGCTTCCATATGGTCGAGATGGAGTTCCGTCAGCACTCCGTGGTGCATGCCCGCGCCCTTAAGGATATCCACGAGAACGGTATCCATGGCGACCTGCAGCCCATGACGCGCGAGGTCATCGATACCTTCCGCGCTATCGGCTCCATCCAAAAGCGCTACGGCAAGAAGATGGCGCACCGCTACATCATCTCGTTTACCAAGAGCGCTCAGCATGTGGCCGACGTCTTTGAGCTGGCGCACCTGTCCTTTGCACACGAGGAGGATGTCCCCGAGCTCGACGTGATCCCGTTGTTCGAGCAGCTCGAGGACCTCGAGGGCTGCGTCGACGTGCTCGATCAGATGCTTACGCTGCCCGTGGTGCAAAAGCGCCTTGCCCAGACCAACCGCCGCATGGAGGTCATGTTGGGCTATTCCGACTCTTCCAAGGATGCCGGTCCTACCACGGCCATGCTCGCGCTGCACTCCGCGCAGGAGCGCATCGCCAAGTGGGCAGAGAAGAACGATATCGACCTGGTGCTCATGCACGGTCGCGGCGGTGCCGTGGGCCGTGGCGGCGGCCCGGCCAACAAGGCCGTGCTGGCGCAGCCCAAGGGTTCGGTCAACTGCTTCTTTAAGCTTACCGAGCAGGGCGAGGTCATCTTTGCCCGTTACGGTAACCGCACGCTGGCTCAGCGCCATGTTGAGTCCGTTGCTGCCGCAACGCTTTTGCAGTCGGCCCCGAGTGTCGAGAAGACCAACACCGAGACCACGCAGAAGTTCTGGGATATGGCCGAGAAGCTCAACACCGCAAGCCACGAGCGCTATCTGGACCTGCTGAACACCGAGGACTTTACGCCATGGTTCTCGACCGTGACGCCGCTGACCGAGGTCGGTCTGCTGCCGATCGGCTCGCGTCCCGCCAAGCGCGGCTTGGGTGCCAAGTCGCTCGACGACCTGCGTACCATCCCGTGGATCTTCAGCTGGAGCCAGGCGCGCATTAACCTGGCCGCTTGGTACGGTCTGGGCACCGCCTGCGAGCAGCTTGGCGATCTTGACCAGCTCAAGGCTGCCTACCAGGAGTGGCCGTTCTTCCGCACCTTTATCGACAACATCGAGATGTCGATCGCCAAGACCGACCAGCGCATCGCCAAGATGTATCTGCACCTGGGCGATCGCCAGGATCTGTCCGAGAAGGTCTTCACCGAGATGCAGCTCACGCGTAAGTGGGTCCTTGCCATCGTCGGTGATGAGTGGCCGCTGCAGCGTCGCCGCGTGCTCGGTTGCGCCGTCCGCGTGCGCAACCCCTACGTCGACGCCCTGTCCATCGCCCAGGTCCGCGCCCTTCGCGAGGTGCGTATGAACCAGGACGAGATGGCCGAGGAGAAGAAGGCCGAGTACATGAGCCTGATTCTTTCGACTGTGACCGGCGTCTCGGCAGGATTGCAGAACACGGGGTAA
- the larA gene encoding nickel-dependent lactate racemase, translating to MFECELPFDHKTLHLELEDKNFAGVMEGHQNEFKTTKSQEELVEESLANPYGSPSLEELCAGKKDIVIISSDHTRPVPSRVTMPILLHHIHSAAPEARVRILVATGMHRPSTHEELVNKYGEEIVANEEIVMHVATDDSMMKKIGTLPSGGECIINKIAADCDLLLAEGFIEPHFFAGFSGSRKSVLPGIASYKTIMYNHNGQFVNDSHSRAGNLCHNHVSEDMFAAAEMAHLAFVLNVVLNGKHEVIGSFAGDIHKAHEAGCEFVKSLAGVEPVECEIAITTNGGYPLDQNIYQAVKGMCSAEATLPEGGVIIDVAGCADGHGGEGFYHNIADNDPAEFERACIDRPKDETLPDQWTSQIFARILAHHPVIMVTDLCDHQMIKDMHMTPVNTLDEALKLAFEMKGADAKVAVIPDGLGVVVAQH from the coding sequence TTGTTTGAATGTGAACTGCCGTTTGACCACAAGACGTTGCATCTGGAGCTCGAGGATAAGAACTTCGCGGGTGTGATGGAAGGTCATCAAAACGAGTTTAAGACCACGAAATCGCAGGAAGAGCTGGTAGAGGAGTCGCTTGCCAACCCTTATGGCTCGCCGTCGCTCGAGGAGCTTTGTGCTGGCAAGAAGGATATTGTCATTATTAGCTCCGATCATACGCGTCCCGTTCCCTCGCGTGTGACGATGCCTATTCTGCTGCATCACATCCATTCCGCTGCGCCCGAGGCTCGCGTGCGCATTTTGGTTGCTACGGGTATGCATCGTCCGTCGACGCATGAGGAACTCGTCAACAAGTACGGCGAGGAGATCGTTGCCAACGAGGAAATCGTTATGCACGTCGCGACTGACGACAGCATGATGAAAAAGATCGGCACCCTGCCTTCTGGTGGCGAGTGCATCATCAACAAGATTGCCGCCGATTGCGATCTGCTGCTTGCCGAGGGCTTTATTGAGCCGCACTTCTTTGCCGGTTTCTCTGGTAGCCGCAAGTCCGTCTTGCCTGGCATCGCCAGCTACAAGACCATCATGTACAACCACAACGGTCAGTTTGTGAACGATTCCCATTCGCGTGCCGGCAACCTGTGCCACAACCACGTGAGCGAGGACATGTTTGCCGCTGCCGAGATGGCTCACCTTGCCTTTGTGCTCAACGTGGTGCTCAACGGCAAGCATGAGGTTATCGGCTCCTTTGCAGGCGACATCCATAAGGCACACGAGGCTGGCTGCGAGTTCGTGAAGAGCCTTGCCGGCGTTGAGCCCGTCGAGTGCGAGATCGCCATCACCACCAACGGCGGCTACCCGCTCGACCAGAACATCTATCAGGCCGTGAAGGGCATGTGCTCTGCCGAGGCCACGCTTCCCGAGGGCGGCGTGATCATCGACGTCGCCGGTTGTGCCGACGGCCACGGTGGCGAGGGCTTCTATCACAACATCGCCGACAACGATCCGGCGGAGTTTGAGCGTGCCTGCATCGACCGTCCTAAGGACGAGACCCTGCCCGACCAGTGGACGAGCCAGATCTTTGCCCGCATCCTGGCGCATCACCCTGTGATCATGGTCACCGACCTGTGCGATCACCAGATGATCAAGGATATGCACATGACGCCGGTCAACACCCTCGATGAGGCGCTCAAGCTCGCCTTTGAGATGAAGGGTGCCGATGCCAAGGTGGCCGTCATTCCCGATGGCCTGGGCGTTGTCGTCGCTCAGCACTAG
- the larD gene encoding D/L-lactic acid transporter LarD: protein MLTKLLCEFGATALMIIFGVGVHCDTVLKGTKYQGSGHMFAITTWSFGISVCLFVFGGAVCMNPAMVLAQCIVGLVPWSSCIPFMIADMLGGFAGAVIAWLMYADEFKASEGVVDPIAQRNIFSTNPTTEGTNYARNFFCEAICTFVFISAILAAASRAGENVLMLAICVGLIVWAVGMGMGGITGFAMNQARDLGPRMAYQVLPIKNKADNNWKYGLLVPGIAPFIGAALAALFVHGFLGMF from the coding sequence ATGCTTACCAAACTCCTCTGCGAATTCGGCGCAACGGCCCTCATGATCATCTTTGGCGTGGGCGTGCACTGCGATACCGTGCTCAAGGGCACCAAGTATCAGGGCTCCGGTCACATGTTTGCCATCACCACCTGGTCTTTTGGCATCTCGGTCTGCCTGTTTGTCTTTGGCGGCGCCGTGTGCATGAACCCCGCCATGGTGCTTGCCCAGTGCATCGTAGGCCTGGTGCCGTGGAGCAGCTGCATCCCCTTCATGATTGCCGATATGCTCGGCGGCTTTGCGGGTGCCGTGATCGCGTGGTTGATGTATGCCGATGAGTTCAAGGCTTCCGAGGGCGTCGTCGACCCTATTGCCCAGCGCAACATCTTCTCGACCAACCCTACTACCGAGGGCACGAACTATGCTCGCAACTTCTTCTGCGAGGCCATCTGCACCTTTGTGTTCATCAGCGCCATCCTTGCTGCCGCTAGCCGCGCCGGCGAGAACGTTTTGATGCTCGCCATCTGCGTCGGTCTGATCGTTTGGGCTGTTGGCATGGGCATGGGCGGCATCACCGGCTTCGCCATGAACCAGGCTCGTGACCTTGGTCCTCGCATGGCCTATCAGGTGCTGCCGATTAAGAACAAGGCTGACAACAACTGGAAGTACGGCCTGCTCGTTCCTGGCATCGCACCGTTTATCGGTGCCGCTCTGGCCGCGCTGTTTGTGCACGGTTTCTTGGGCATGTTCTAG